The Petropleomorpha daqingensis genome includes a window with the following:
- a CDS encoding helix-turn-helix domain-containing protein, translating into MAVWDVASRPPQEQFGYWREVICEAFVPLTPSRIGDADDFRSRVETRPLAHLVRARITSQPQRTSHGKGEVARTDGAYLFVNLQTAGTCAVEQGGRHAVVRPGQFTVVDTAEPYGFQFDLPWRMVSYRIPHSLLGGRLDGIRGLTARAIDARGAGGVVAAVMSSLWGLDNGLGAPDAELALVSALGAVAGERAGAGTDRRAILRTEIERVVDADLSDPALCVATVSRRIGISPRTLHTAVSSGGETFAAMVRRRRLERAAVLLVDAGPGLTVTDIAASVGFDGPSSFSRAFRRQFGRSPTDLRRAAARGGREVRAN; encoded by the coding sequence ATGGCGGTGTGGGACGTGGCCAGCCGCCCGCCGCAGGAGCAGTTCGGGTACTGGCGAGAGGTCATCTGCGAGGCGTTCGTGCCCCTCACGCCGTCCCGGATCGGCGATGCCGACGACTTCCGCAGCCGGGTGGAGACGCGCCCGCTGGCGCACCTCGTCCGGGCGCGGATCACCTCGCAGCCACAGCGGACCTCGCACGGCAAGGGTGAGGTCGCGCGGACCGACGGCGCCTACCTCTTCGTGAACCTGCAGACGGCCGGGACCTGCGCAGTGGAGCAGGGCGGGCGCCACGCCGTGGTCCGGCCGGGCCAGTTCACCGTCGTCGACACGGCCGAGCCGTACGGGTTCCAGTTCGACCTGCCGTGGCGGATGGTGTCCTACCGCATCCCGCACTCTCTGCTCGGGGGCCGGCTGGACGGCATCCGCGGGCTGACCGCCCGGGCCATCGACGCCCGCGGAGCCGGTGGAGTCGTCGCCGCAGTGATGTCCTCCCTGTGGGGGCTCGACAACGGCCTCGGTGCGCCGGACGCGGAACTGGCCCTGGTGTCGGCGCTGGGCGCTGTCGCGGGGGAGCGGGCCGGCGCCGGAACCGACCGGCGGGCGATCCTGCGCACGGAGATCGAACGCGTGGTGGACGCCGATCTGTCCGATCCGGCGCTCTGCGTCGCGACCGTCAGCCGGCGAATCGGCATCTCGCCACGCACATTGCACACCGCGGTGAGCTCCGGCGGGGAGACCTTCGCGGCGATGGTGCGGCGCCGGCGCCTGGAGCGTGCCGCGGTCCTCCTCGTCGACGCCGGACCTGGGCTGACGGTCACCGACATCGCGGCGTCGGTCGGGTTCGACGGCCCCTCCTCGTTCAGCCGCGCCTTCCGGCGGCAGTTCGGCCGCTCACCGACCGACCTCCGGCGCGCTGCTGCGCGAGGTGGACGAGAAGTGCGCGCGAACTGA
- a CDS encoding helix-turn-helix domain-containing protein codes for MELTWSTEGLAPEDQFAYWADVVCEACAPLAPVRTRQHLTRSRWGEGLTGWVRAERLADSTPTEVVSCTQRLTHGPAEVRRGRDEQIFVNLQLDGTGRGEQDGRRCVVPPGSFAVFDTTRPYVLEFDESPDGSPWRVLSFKIPRDQMLALIPQPALRTARTIDARTGAGAVAADMMTSVWRSRAQLSAASRLALDHACTEVIATALGAFEKEGGDRSSVDDALRASIARFVHERLPHGQVLAVEAARHVGISVRKLHQLYDGHETTFGATVRDLRLQRAARSLETGGPQVTVTDVANRWGFCDASHFTRAFKARYGISPTAYRESSSATVPPAPAR; via the coding sequence ATGGAGCTGACCTGGTCGACCGAGGGGCTGGCGCCCGAGGACCAGTTCGCCTACTGGGCCGACGTCGTCTGCGAGGCGTGCGCTCCGCTGGCGCCGGTGCGCACCCGGCAGCACCTCACCCGGAGCCGTTGGGGTGAGGGCCTGACCGGCTGGGTACGGGCCGAACGGCTGGCGGACTCGACCCCGACCGAGGTCGTCTCGTGCACCCAGCGGCTGACCCACGGGCCGGCCGAGGTCCGGCGCGGCCGCGACGAGCAGATCTTCGTGAACCTGCAGCTGGACGGAACCGGTCGCGGCGAGCAGGACGGACGCAGGTGCGTGGTGCCGCCCGGTTCGTTCGCGGTGTTCGACACGACGCGGCCCTACGTGCTCGAGTTCGACGAATCGCCCGACGGCTCCCCGTGGCGCGTCCTTTCCTTCAAGATCCCGCGGGACCAGATGCTGGCGCTGATCCCGCAGCCGGCCCTGCGCACCGCGCGCACCATCGATGCCCGGACCGGCGCCGGCGCCGTCGCGGCGGACATGATGACGAGCGTGTGGCGCTCGCGCGCGCAGCTGAGTGCCGCCTCACGTCTCGCCCTCGACCACGCCTGCACCGAGGTGATCGCCACCGCGCTCGGGGCCTTCGAGAAGGAGGGTGGGGACCGCAGCTCCGTCGACGACGCGTTGCGGGCGTCCATCGCCCGCTTCGTGCACGAACGGCTGCCGCACGGGCAGGTGCTCGCCGTCGAAGCGGCCCGGCACGTGGGCATCTCCGTCCGCAAGCTCCACCAGCTGTACGACGGACACGAGACCACGTTCGGCGCCACCGTCCGCGACCTGCGCCTCCAGCGGGCGGCCCGTTCGCTGGAGACGGGAGGTCCGCAGGTCACCGTGACGGACGTGGCGAACCGCTGGGGCTTCTGCGACGCCTCGCACTTCACCCGGGCGTTCAAGGCCAGGTACGGGATCAGCCCGACGGCCTACCGTGAGTCCTCCAGCGCCACCGTTCCCCCGGCGCCGGCGCGTTGA
- a CDS encoding alpha/beta fold hydrolase produces MDQRIGEVRLGDGTRIAYARAGSGPALVYVPGWLTHLELSWALPAERAFYSALAEGRTLYRYDKAGCGLSGPADRAPALELEDETLTAVIEAAGSGPVDLLGVSLGAAVAVRWAAAHPDRVRRLVLYGGWADGARVASPAVREHVLGLVGSQWGLGSDVLTDIFAPDADRTTRRGFARYQREAASAERARDMLATCYAVDVTALLPQVQAPTLVVHRDRDRAAPVQQGQALAEGIPGARFRTLPGHSHLPFVGDAEALCRTVRGFLGLPPTRRPATASLTPRQREVAALVAEGLTNREIGRRLVISERSAESHVERIRIRLGLRSRAQVAAWVVESGAE; encoded by the coding sequence ATGGACCAGCGCATCGGCGAGGTGCGGCTCGGCGACGGCACGCGCATCGCCTACGCGCGCGCCGGCTCCGGCCCGGCGCTGGTCTACGTGCCCGGCTGGCTCACCCACCTGGAGCTCTCCTGGGCGCTGCCGGCGGAGCGCGCGTTCTACTCGGCGCTGGCGGAGGGCCGGACGCTGTACCGCTACGACAAGGCCGGCTGCGGGCTGTCCGGCCCGGCCGACCGCGCGCCGGCCCTGGAGCTCGAGGACGAGACGCTGACGGCGGTGATCGAGGCGGCCGGGAGCGGGCCGGTCGACCTGCTCGGCGTCTCGCTGGGCGCGGCGGTGGCGGTGCGCTGGGCCGCCGCGCACCCCGACCGGGTGCGCCGGCTGGTGCTCTACGGCGGCTGGGCGGACGGCGCGCGGGTGGCCTCGCCGGCCGTCCGGGAGCACGTGCTGGGGCTGGTCGGCTCGCAGTGGGGCCTCGGGTCCGACGTCCTCACCGACATCTTCGCCCCGGACGCCGACCGCACCACCCGCCGCGGCTTCGCCCGCTACCAGCGGGAGGCCGCCTCGGCGGAGCGGGCCCGCGACATGCTGGCGACCTGCTACGCGGTCGACGTCACGGCGCTGTTGCCGCAGGTCCAAGCCCCGACGCTGGTCGTGCACCGCGACCGCGACCGCGCCGCCCCCGTGCAGCAGGGGCAGGCCCTGGCCGAGGGCATCCCCGGCGCCCGGTTCCGGACGCTGCCCGGGCACAGCCACCTGCCCTTCGTCGGCGACGCCGAGGCGCTCTGCCGGACCGTCCGCGGCTTCCTCGGCCTGCCGCCGACGCGGCGCCCGGCCACTGCGTCGCTCACGCCCCGCCAGCGGGAGGTGGCCGCGCTGGTCGCGGAGGGTCTCACCAACCGCGAGATCGGCCGACGGCTGGTGATCAGCGAGCGCTCCGCCGAGTCGCACGTCGAGCGGATCCGGATCCGGCTGGGCCTGCGCTCGCGCGCCCAGGTGGCCGCCTGGGTGGTCGAGAGCGGCGCGGAGTGA
- a CDS encoding DNA polymerase domain-containing protein — MAASKDAVVLEVDGHEVRVSNPEKPYFAERGIRKIDVVEYFISVGPGILFALKDRPTTLERWPGGVFEGARISTRVDNTGDAFYQKRVPKNAPEWVQTAHITFPSGRTADEVAPDSVAVVAWCANLGTLTFHPWPVSKADVESPNQIRIDLDPQPGTDFADAVWVAPHVRELLHEFGMEGWPKTSGGRGVHIYVPIQPRWTFQEVRGAVIAFGRELERRLPDRVTMSWWKEERGEKIFIDYNQMARDRTIASAYSIRPKPHAPVSAPLDWDELGDVSPFDFDVLSMPKRFAEVGDKHASLADHAFDITPLLELRERQAKDEGLGDLPYPPDYPKMPGEPPRVQPSKKVAGNWDDDGNPVTT, encoded by the coding sequence ATGGCCGCGAGCAAGGACGCCGTCGTCCTGGAGGTCGACGGGCACGAGGTGCGCGTCTCCAACCCGGAGAAGCCCTACTTCGCCGAGCGCGGGATCCGCAAGATCGACGTCGTCGAGTACTTCATCTCGGTCGGCCCCGGCATCCTGTTCGCGCTGAAGGATCGCCCGACGACGCTGGAGCGCTGGCCGGGCGGGGTCTTCGAGGGCGCGCGCATCTCGACGCGGGTGGACAACACCGGCGACGCGTTCTACCAGAAGCGGGTGCCGAAGAACGCCCCCGAGTGGGTGCAGACCGCGCACATCACTTTCCCGAGCGGGCGGACGGCGGACGAGGTCGCGCCCGACTCGGTCGCCGTCGTCGCCTGGTGCGCCAACCTCGGCACGCTCACCTTCCACCCGTGGCCGGTGTCCAAGGCCGACGTCGAGTCGCCCAACCAGATCCGCATCGACCTCGACCCGCAGCCGGGCACCGACTTCGCCGACGCCGTCTGGGTCGCCCCGCACGTGCGCGAACTCCTGCACGAGTTCGGCATGGAGGGCTGGCCGAAGACCTCGGGCGGGCGCGGGGTGCACATCTACGTGCCGATCCAGCCGCGGTGGACCTTCCAGGAGGTGCGCGGGGCGGTGATCGCGTTCGGCCGCGAGCTGGAACGCCGGCTGCCCGACCGCGTGACCATGTCGTGGTGGAAGGAGGAGCGCGGCGAGAAGATCTTCATCGACTACAACCAGATGGCCCGTGACCGCACGATCGCCTCGGCCTACTCGATCCGCCCGAAGCCGCACGCGCCGGTGTCCGCCCCGCTCGACTGGGACGAGCTGGGCGACGTCTCGCCGTTCGACTTCGACGTGCTGAGCATGCCCAAGCGGTTCGCCGAGGTCGGCGACAAGCACGCCAGCCTGGCCGACCACGCCTTCGACATCACGCCGCTGCTGGAGCTGCGCGAGCGCCAGGCCAAGGACGAGGGCCTGGGCGACCTGCCCTATCCCCCGGACTACCCGAAGATGCCGGGTGAGCCGCCCCGGGTGCAGCCGTCGAAGAAGGTCGCCGGCAACTGGGACGACGACGGCAACCCCGTCACCACCTGA
- a CDS encoding ATP-dependent DNA ligase, with the protein MNLPLLPPVKPMLAKAATKLPTGEGLFYEPKWDGFRCIVFRDGDEVELGSRNERPLTRYFPEVVAAVKAALPERCVVDGEIVIQNGDRLDFEALLQRIHPAESRVNLLAENTPGTFVAFDLLALGDESFLETPFGERQALLRRVVGSTQSVHVTSITQDAATAQRWFEEFEGAGLDGVVAKAADLPYGPDQRLMTKVKHVRTADCVVAGFRWHKSGPIVGSLLLGLYDGGRLQHIGVAASFPMTRRAELVEELAPYRENALDDHPWKDWANAQTNGNGEDRMPGAVSRWNAKKDLSWVPLRPELVVEIKYDQLEGRRLRHTGQFLRWRTDREPLSCTYDQLDIPVKYDLAEVLDG; encoded by the coding sequence ATGAACCTGCCGCTGCTCCCGCCGGTGAAGCCGATGCTGGCCAAGGCCGCCACGAAACTGCCCACGGGCGAGGGCCTGTTCTACGAGCCCAAGTGGGACGGCTTCCGCTGCATCGTCTTCCGGGACGGCGACGAGGTCGAGCTCGGCAGCCGCAACGAGCGGCCGCTGACCCGGTACTTCCCCGAGGTGGTCGCGGCGGTCAAGGCGGCACTGCCCGAGCGCTGCGTCGTGGACGGCGAGATCGTCATCCAGAACGGCGACCGGCTGGACTTCGAGGCGCTGCTGCAGCGCATCCACCCCGCCGAGAGCCGGGTCAACCTGCTCGCCGAGAACACCCCCGGCACCTTCGTCGCCTTCGACCTGCTCGCGCTGGGCGACGAGTCGTTCCTGGAGACGCCCTTCGGCGAGCGCCAGGCACTCCTCCGACGGGTTGTGGGCAGCACGCAGTCCGTGCACGTCACCTCGATCACCCAGGACGCCGCCACGGCGCAGCGCTGGTTCGAGGAGTTCGAGGGCGCCGGGCTGGACGGCGTCGTCGCCAAGGCCGCCGACCTGCCGTACGGGCCCGACCAGCGGCTGATGACCAAGGTCAAGCACGTGCGCACGGCCGACTGCGTCGTCGCCGGGTTCCGCTGGCACAAGAGCGGACCGATCGTCGGCTCGCTGCTGCTCGGGCTCTACGACGGCGGCCGGCTGCAGCACATCGGCGTCGCGGCGTCGTTCCCGATGACGCGCCGGGCCGAGCTGGTCGAGGAGCTGGCGCCCTACCGGGAGAACGCGCTGGACGACCACCCGTGGAAGGACTGGGCCAACGCCCAGACCAACGGCAACGGCGAGGACCGGATGCCCGGCGCGGTCAGCCGCTGGAACGCCAAGAAGGACCTCTCGTGGGTGCCGCTGCGGCCGGAACTGGTCGTCGAGATCAAGTACGACCAGCTCGAGGGACGTCGTCTTCGTCACACCGGGCAGTTCCTCCGCTGGCGCACCGACCGCGAACCGCTGAGCTGCACCTACGACCAGCTCGACATCCCGGTGAAGTACGACCTCGCCGAGGTGCTGGACGGCTGA
- a CDS encoding methyltransferase family protein gives MRSARPPLQAYAVLAYAAFLLASAWGVGFLANLSVAPTTVDGPLRGPRWESLLIDAALLLLFAVQHSVMARAGFKRRLARVLPEAAERSTFVLASALLLALLFWQWRPLPGGIWTVSGQPWVALLWVLYGTGWVLAFSATAMVDHWDFLGLRQASWDPARGPYVGPGFSERWLYAWVRHPLMLGLLIAFWATPRMTVGHLFFAIASTGYIAVGVRFEERDLRRRLGPVYDEYADRVPAVVPGARRPRRTSSPAA, from the coding sequence ATGCGATCCGCCCGTCCTCCTCTGCAGGCGTACGCCGTCCTGGCCTACGCCGCCTTCCTGCTCGCCTCGGCCTGGGGCGTGGGCTTCCTGGCGAACCTCTCCGTCGCTCCCACCACGGTCGACGGGCCGCTGCGCGGCCCGCGCTGGGAGTCGCTGCTGATCGATGCAGCGCTCCTGCTGCTGTTCGCGGTGCAGCACTCGGTCATGGCGCGGGCCGGGTTCAAGCGCCGGCTGGCCCGCGTGCTGCCCGAGGCCGCCGAGCGCAGCACGTTCGTCCTGGCGTCCGCGCTGCTGCTCGCGCTGCTGTTCTGGCAGTGGCGGCCGCTGCCGGGCGGGATCTGGACCGTGTCCGGCCAGCCGTGGGTCGCGCTGCTCTGGGTGCTCTACGGCACGGGCTGGGTGCTCGCGTTCTCGGCGACCGCCATGGTCGACCACTGGGACTTCCTCGGCCTGCGGCAGGCGAGCTGGGATCCCGCCCGGGGGCCCTACGTGGGGCCCGGGTTCTCCGAGCGGTGGCTGTACGCCTGGGTCCGGCACCCGCTGATGCTCGGCCTGCTGATCGCCTTCTGGGCGACGCCGCGGATGACCGTCGGGCACCTGTTCTTCGCGATCGCCTCGACCGGCTACATCGCCGTGGGCGTCCGGTTCGAGGAGAGGGACCTGCGGCGCAGGCTGGGCCCGGTCTACGACGAGTACGCCGATCGGGTGCCCGCCGTGGTGCCCGGAGCCCGCCGTCCTCGCCGGACGTCGTCCCCTGCTGCTTGA
- a CDS encoding acyl-CoA dehydrogenase family protein, whose amino-acid sequence MAVSFSLSPQQEQLKQVARQFAEAHLRDLAEAVRHEADPARRADLARPAFEKAVEAGFLKGLIPVPFGGAAGSGVDAAILIEEWASYSPDFVISMAGPLIALVPVYQVGTPEQIRQFVAPFLADGGAPVAAMAYSEPGGSANFAAPPPAEGVRTTAVPDGDEYVINGRKAWASHLPGWDGDGPDVMTIVCRAPGGVSLVVAEREHLAGHIEIEHLYDLPALRGCLTARIGLVDVRVPKANLLGREGQGVELTRNAFVGSGASIGTFSVAAMRQAFDVAYRFALTEHRGGAVPIIEHQAVADVLADAKARIEATRLLSWRALDAALSGDPQALEWALHAKVFGSETAVEVINDLVGVVGVSAYDDDFPLKRYLDEALAYPIIEGSNIGVRRRQMQALLTSSGYDPLAASGMS is encoded by the coding sequence ATGGCCGTGTCGTTCTCGCTGTCACCGCAGCAGGAGCAGCTCAAGCAGGTGGCCCGGCAGTTCGCCGAGGCCCATCTCCGCGATCTGGCCGAAGCGGTGCGGCACGAAGCCGACCCCGCCCGCCGAGCGGACCTCGCCCGGCCGGCCTTCGAGAAGGCCGTCGAGGCCGGTTTCCTCAAGGGACTGATCCCCGTGCCCTTCGGCGGGGCAGCCGGCAGCGGCGTCGACGCGGCCATCCTGATCGAGGAGTGGGCGTCCTACAGCCCGGATTTCGTGATCTCGATGGCCGGTCCGCTGATCGCGCTCGTGCCCGTCTACCAGGTGGGCACGCCGGAGCAGATCCGGCAGTTCGTCGCCCCGTTCCTGGCCGACGGCGGAGCCCCGGTGGCGGCCATGGCCTACTCCGAGCCCGGCGGCAGCGCGAACTTCGCGGCCCCGCCGCCGGCGGAGGGCGTACGGACCACCGCCGTCCCGGACGGCGACGAGTACGTCATCAACGGTCGCAAGGCCTGGGCCTCGCACCTGCCCGGCTGGGACGGGGACGGTCCCGACGTCATGACGATCGTGTGCCGCGCGCCCGGCGGCGTGTCGCTGGTGGTCGCGGAGCGCGAGCACCTGGCCGGGCACATCGAGATCGAGCACCTCTACGACCTGCCGGCTCTCCGGGGCTGCCTCACGGCGCGGATCGGCCTGGTCGACGTCCGTGTCCCGAAGGCCAATCTGCTCGGTCGGGAAGGCCAAGGCGTCGAGCTGACGCGCAACGCCTTCGTCGGCAGCGGTGCCTCGATCGGGACCTTCTCGGTGGCCGCGATGCGCCAGGCCTTCGACGTCGCCTACCGTTTCGCGCTCACCGAGCACCGTGGCGGTGCGGTCCCGATCATCGAGCACCAGGCGGTCGCGGACGTCCTGGCCGATGCCAAGGCGCGGATCGAGGCGACCCGGCTGCTGTCCTGGCGCGCTCTGGATGCGGCACTGTCCGGGGACCCCCAGGCGCTCGAGTGGGCGCTGCACGCGAAGGTCTTCGGGTCCGAGACCGCGGTCGAGGTGATCAACGACCTGGTCGGCGTGGTCGGGGTCTCGGCCTACGACGACGACTTCCCGCTCAAGCGCTACCTCGACGAGGCGCTGGCCTATCCCATCATCGAGGGTTCCAACATCGGCGTCCGCCGCCGCCAGATGCAGGCCCTGCTGACCAGCAGCGGTTACGACCCGCTCGCGGCGTCCGGGATGAGCTGA
- a CDS encoding alpha/beta hydrolase, translated as MRSRSTLLVALVGLLLVLTGCQSFTDSMTASGTAAASSSAKPTEKAAPIKWSDCNEQIKPLIAGQAGADRPLSFECGRTEVPISYKEPDGATLPLFLVRVKSANQTNRIGSLVINPGGPGGSGADAAIGLALTMPEDVLNRFDLVGFDPRGVGLSTPIECIPADLKDKLIAAEPRPTTDAQLDDAFSLADQVAKGCADKYGEALGSFDTVDTARDMDRIREALGDQQLTYLGYSYGTTLGSTYAELFPKNVRAAVLDGAVDPDKDPVADAEASAQGFESGFDAFAQNCVGLVSGCPLGANPRQFVYDLLTQAGTTPIPSAKQGETRTATAGVVMTAVQAALYDQDSWAQLAQALAAAQKGDSQGVFALADSYSGRLDDGTYSNLFDANIAINCADQSTREDVTKSKVTSLAQDWSQKYPLFGAGSAVSLYTCSAWKADRTPLPERDAAGAAPILVVGNSGDPVTPLPGAVDMAKDLDSGVLLTWQGQGHTSYPKTPCVTTAVDAYLIDLTVPQDGLTCPASG; from the coding sequence ATGCGTTCTCGCTCCACCCTGCTCGTCGCCCTGGTCGGCCTGCTGCTGGTCCTCACCGGCTGCCAGTCGTTCACCGACTCGATGACCGCCTCGGGGACGGCGGCCGCCAGCAGCTCGGCCAAGCCGACCGAGAAGGCCGCGCCGATCAAGTGGAGCGACTGCAACGAGCAGATCAAGCCGCTGATCGCCGGGCAGGCCGGGGCCGACCGACCGCTCAGCTTCGAGTGCGGGCGCACCGAGGTGCCGATCAGCTACAAGGAGCCCGACGGCGCCACGCTGCCGCTGTTCCTGGTGCGGGTGAAGTCCGCGAACCAGACGAACCGGATCGGCTCGCTGGTCATCAACCCGGGGGGTCCCGGCGGCTCGGGTGCCGACGCCGCGATCGGCCTGGCGCTGACCATGCCCGAGGACGTGCTCAACCGCTTCGACCTGGTCGGCTTCGACCCGCGCGGGGTCGGGCTGTCGACGCCGATCGAGTGCATCCCGGCCGACCTCAAGGACAAGCTGATCGCCGCCGAGCCGCGGCCGACCACCGACGCCCAGCTCGACGACGCCTTCTCCCTCGCCGACCAGGTGGCCAAGGGCTGCGCCGACAAGTACGGCGAGGCGCTGGGCAGCTTCGACACCGTCGACACCGCCCGCGACATGGACCGCATCCGCGAGGCGCTGGGCGACCAGCAGCTGACCTACCTCGGCTACTCCTACGGCACGACGCTCGGCTCGACCTACGCCGAGCTGTTCCCGAAGAACGTGCGGGCGGCGGTGCTCGACGGCGCGGTGGATCCCGACAAGGACCCGGTCGCCGACGCCGAGGCCAGCGCGCAGGGGTTCGAGTCCGGCTTCGACGCGTTCGCGCAGAACTGCGTCGGCCTGGTCTCCGGCTGCCCGCTGGGCGCCAACCCGCGGCAGTTCGTCTACGACCTGCTCACCCAGGCCGGGACGACGCCGATCCCCAGCGCCAAGCAGGGCGAGACCCGCACGGCGACGGCCGGCGTCGTCATGACCGCGGTCCAGGCGGCGCTCTACGACCAGGACTCCTGGGCGCAGCTGGCGCAGGCGCTGGCCGCCGCGCAGAAGGGCGACTCGCAGGGCGTCTTCGCCCTCGCCGACAGCTACTCCGGCCGGCTGGACGACGGCACCTACTCGAACCTGTTCGACGCCAACATCGCGATCAACTGCGCCGACCAGAGCACCCGCGAGGACGTGACCAAGAGCAAGGTGACGTCACTGGCCCAGGACTGGAGCCAGAAGTACCCGCTGTTCGGCGCCGGGTCGGCGGTGAGCCTCTACACCTGCTCGGCGTGGAAAGCCGACCGGACGCCGCTGCCGGAGCGCGACGCGGCGGGCGCGGCGCCGATCCTGGTCGTCGGCAATTCCGGCGATCCGGTGACGCCGTTGCCCGGTGCGGTGGACATGGCGAAGGATCTGGACTCCGGCGTCCTGCTCACATGGCAGGGTCAGGGGCACACGAGCTACCCGAAGACGCCGTGCGTGACCACCGCGGTCGACGCGTACCTGATCGACCTCACGGTGCCGCAGGACGGGCTGACCTGCCCGGCCTCGGGGTAG